A single Mytilus trossulus isolate FHL-02 chromosome 12, PNRI_Mtr1.1.1.hap1, whole genome shotgun sequence DNA region contains:
- the LOC134692327 gene encoding uncharacterized protein LOC134692327 produces the protein MDLNGVPQPQMNWDSTNLVDTWKKFKQHVGLILDGPLAEKDEKVKITYLLLWVGEKGRDIYNTWQLSEDDTKKLSVHFDKFLTYVQPKQNSLLARCKFRYETQSSDTVERLITRLKLIAKDCNFKDTDEMIRDSLIFGTSSPKVKEKLLNEGDTLTLEKAIQIAQAFEYSQRQLKEMKNLEPSTVVHELNLPRHSQYNSASSRKKYKTSDRTRTGPVNQDRVKVEPHRYSSQQGCGNCGRRHSKHEECPVKGKKCNSCQKWNHFAQVCRSKQRVDEVVLDTDSDSDQEFFLLIV, from the coding sequence ATGGATCTTAACGGAGTACCACAGCCTCAGATGAACTGGGATTCAACAAATCTAGTTGATACTtggaaaaaattcaaacaacacGTGGGACTCATCCTCGATGGACCGCTCGCCGAAAAAGACGAGAAGGTAAAAATTACTTATCTACTATTGTGGGTTGGTGAAAAAGGAAGAGATATTTATAACACATGGCAATTAAGTGAAGACGATACAAAGAAACTTTCTGTTCATTTTGACAAGTTTCTTACATATGTTCAACCAAAGCAGAACTCTTTACTTGCAAGGTGTAAATTTAGATATGAAACACAAAGTAGTGACACTGTTGAGCGGCTTATTACTCGACTGAAGCTCATTGCTAAAGactgtaattttaaggacactGACGAGATGATCAGAGACAGTCTTATTTTCGGGACAAGTTCGCCTAAAGTGAAGGAGAAACTCTTAAACGAAGGTGACACATTGACATTGGAAAAAGCTATTCAGATCGCGCAGGCATTTGAGTATAGCCAAAGACAATTAAAGGAGATGAAAAATTTAGAACCGTCTACAGTCGTACACGAATTAAATCTTCCGAGACACTCGCAGTATAACAGTGCCTCATCTAGGAAGAAATACAAGACGTCTGACCGAACTAGGACGGGTCCAGTCAACCAAGATCGAGTTAAAGTCGAGCCTCATCGTTATTCTTCACAGCAAGGATGTGGCAATTGTGGGAGAAGACACTCCAAACACGAAGAATGTCCGGTGAAGGGAAAGAAGTGCAACAGTTGCCAAAAGTGGAATCATTTTGCCCAAGTATGCAGATCCAAACAAAGGGTAGACGAAGTAGTGCTAGACACAGATAGTGACAGTGAccaagagttttttttattgattgtataa